The following are encoded in a window of Mycobacterium vicinigordonae genomic DNA:
- a CDS encoding ATP-binding protein → MTDADLRADGRQRGYRAVELTVAARLENLAMLRTLVGAIGTFEDLDFDAVADLRLAVDEVCTRLIRSATAGATLTLVVDPRDDELVVEASAACDTHDVVAPGSFSWHVLTSLADDVQTFHDGRKPDATGSVFGISLTARRAAPGK, encoded by the coding sequence ATGACCGATGCGGATCTGCGCGCTGACGGGCGTCAACGCGGTTACCGCGCCGTCGAATTGACTGTAGCTGCCCGCCTGGAGAACCTGGCGATGCTACGAACCTTGGTCGGTGCTATCGGCACCTTCGAGGACCTGGATTTCGACGCCGTCGCAGACCTGCGGCTGGCCGTAGACGAAGTGTGCACCCGACTGATCCGCTCGGCGACCGCCGGCGCCACGCTGACGCTGGTCGTGGATCCACGCGACGACGAACTGGTGGTGGAGGCATCCGCGGCGTGTGACACCCACGACGTGGTGGCCCCGGGCAGCTTTAGTTGGCACGTATTGACCTCGCTGGCCGATGATGTTCAGACGTTCCATGACGGTCGCAAGCCGGACGCAACGGGCAGTGTCTTCGGCATCTCGTTGACGGCGCGGCGGGCGGCCCCCGGTAAGTGA
- a CDS encoding RNA polymerase sigma factor SigF: MTEQPAGGSNSRPNEYADVPDMFRELASFAAGSAEFQRRQDKIVERCLPLADHIARRFEGRGEPRDDLIQVARVGLVNAVVRFDVETGSDFVSFAVPTIMGEVRRHFRDNSWSVKVPRRLKELHLRLGTATAELSQRLGRAPTATELAAELGMDRAEVVEGLVAGSSYNTLSIDSGGGNEDDDARAIADTLGDVDSGLDRIENREALRPLLEALPERERMVLVLRFFESMTQTQIAERVGISQMHVSRLLAKSLARLRDQLE; the protein is encoded by the coding sequence TTGACAGAGCAACCTGCCGGCGGTTCCAATTCGCGACCTAACGAATACGCCGATGTTCCGGACATGTTCCGTGAGCTCGCCAGCTTCGCTGCCGGCTCGGCGGAGTTCCAGCGGCGCCAGGACAAGATCGTGGAGCGCTGTCTGCCGCTGGCCGATCACATCGCGCGCCGGTTCGAGGGCCGCGGCGAACCGCGCGACGACCTGATTCAGGTCGCACGGGTGGGGCTGGTCAACGCCGTGGTGCGCTTCGACGTCGAAACCGGTTCGGATTTCGTCTCGTTCGCCGTGCCCACCATCATGGGCGAGGTCCGGCGACACTTCCGCGACAACAGCTGGTCGGTCAAGGTGCCGCGCCGGCTCAAGGAACTGCACTTGCGGCTAGGCACTGCCACCGCCGAGTTGTCGCAGCGGCTCGGCCGGGCGCCCACCGCAACCGAACTCGCCGCCGAACTGGGCATGGACCGCGCGGAGGTGGTCGAGGGTCTGGTTGCCGGCAGCTCCTACAACACCCTGTCGATCGACAGCGGTGGCGGCAACGAAGACGACGACGCCCGCGCGATCGCCGACACCTTGGGTGACGTCGATTCCGGTCTGGATCGGATCGAGAACCGCGAGGCCCTGCGTCCGCTACTCGAGGCGTTGCCGGAGCGCGAACGAATGGTGTTGGTACTGCGGTTCTTTGAGTCTATGACGCAGACCCAGATCGCCGAGCGCGTCGGCATCTCGCAGATGCACGTGTCGCGCTTGCTGGCGAAGTCGCTAGCGCGGCTGCGGGACCAGCTGGAGTAG